In Deltaproteobacteria bacterium, the genomic stretch TCGCCCGAGGTCAGCGCTGCCGCGGCGCCATCGCGCAGGTCGACCAACCACAGGTTTCGGCGCGGCGCATCGGCGCTCCCCTCGTCGATCGCCAGCACCACCCGCGCACCGTCGGGTGAAAACCGCGGGCTCGACTTCGGTCGCGGATCGTCGAGCCACACCGTGACCTCGGCGCTGCCGATCACCGTCGTCACGAGCGCGTCGCCCTCGACACCGCTGCGCAGCCATGCGAGCTGGGTGCCGTCGGGTGAGAGGCTGGCGTCGCGACCGGGAACCACACCGTCGAAGCGCGGCGGCACCTCGCGGGTGCCGAGCGCGGCCCAGTCGGCGCGACCGACCAGGCTCGGCGTGCCCACCAGCGTGACCGCGTATGGGTCCGCACCCGCGATCTGTTGCAGCGGGCGACCGACCCGCGTCGCGAAGTCGCTGCCCGATGCCTCACCCTCGGCGTGGCCCTGCTCGCGTCGCGACAGCCCCTCGTCGTGCAGCACGATCAACGCGCCGTCGGCCGCCCACACCACCGCATCGCCGCCGCCGCTGCGACGCCGCGCGCCACCTCCGTCGCGATCGACGGTCGCGACCACCACCGGATCGTGCCCCTCGAGCAACGCCACCCGCATGCCGTCGGGGGACAGCTCGGGCTCGTGCTCGTCGATCGCCGAGGTCGTCACGCGCACCGGCTCACCCTCGGCGCCCACCGCCGTGAGGGTGTGGCTGCGCGGCAGCGGCCGCACCGCCATCCACGACAACCACGCGCCAGCGGCGGTCAGCACCACCGCGGGCAGCAGGCGCCAGCGCCAGCGCCGACGCTCGCGCGCCCGCGCCGCGATCGCGTCGTCGAGCGAGGACGCGGTCGCGTCGCTGCGACCGGCCCGGGCCCGCAGGTCGAGCCCGAGCACGTTGTCGGCATCGCAGTAGACGCAGCGCACCAGCACCGCCTGCTCGACCGGCGGGAGCGGCCCGCCGCACGCACGGCAGCCAAAGGGATCACCGGGCCGCCGCGGGTCGCGGGCCCCGAAGTCGAGCGTCAGCAGGCGCAGCGCCACGCGGTCGACCAGCGTCGCCCGCAGCAGCACGAACAGACCGGCGATGAGCGCCAGCGGAAACACCAGCAGCGCGAGAACCCGCAGCGCCGCGAGATTGTCCTGCCGGTATAGCCACACCGCTGCTGCGATCGCGCCGGGCCACGCCAGCACCATCGCGGTGCCACCGACCACGAAGCCGAGATTGGTCCGCAGCGCGCCCGGTTGCTCGAGCAGCGACGCCACCGTGCGATCGATGCGGCTGCGCGCCTTCACCAGCGCATCACCGGCGCGCACGCGCACGCGCAGGCGCTCGGGCACCTCGACCTCGGTGCGGCAGCGATGACAGGCGATGCGCTCGGCAGTGGTCGGCATCACCGCCGCACCACAGCCGGCGCAACGCACCAACTCGACGTCGCTCGCCTCGCCCGCATCGTCATCGGCGAGCTCGCCTCGCCCGGCGCGGATCGACTCGAACAACGTCGCCAACGAAGCCCGCTCGTCTGCGGTCGTGGCCTCGGCGAGCACGAGCCGCTCATCGCCCCGCAACACCACCAGGTGCACGATCGCCGCGCCGCTGCGCTCGTGCTCCGACCAGTTGGCAGCGAGGATGTCGCCCGCCGTCAGCGCGTGATCGGTGCTGCTCTCGAGCCGACACGCGTCACCCTGCAGCTGCGACCACGGCACCGCGACGCCGCCGTGCACCCCGCCCTCGACACGCACGCCCTCGGCATCGAGCACGATGTCGCTCGGTCGCGCGCGCAGCACCGTCAGCAGCTGTCCGATCGCGAACACCACGAACAGCAGCGGCACGCCCATGACGAACAGGCCGATGCCGATCGAGGTCTCGTCGCCGCCGTACCACGCGATCGCGCCGCCGAGCACCAACCCGACGGGCACGAACAACACGCCCGGCACCAGCAGCGAGGCTCCCCGGGCCATGCTGACGAGGCTCGTGGTGCCGATCTGCAGTGGAAGGCGGACGCGCGCGTTCAACGAAGGCGGGCCATGTTAGCACCGGCGCGCGGCCGGACGCGCGGCTTCAGCAGGCGATGTCGCCGGCCCGCGAGAGGCTGACGTAGTGATCGATGCACTCGCGCTGCGGTCTACCCACGGCGACCACAGGTGAGGTGACCACGTCGGTATTGCTGCCCCAGAACTGGATCCGCTGCCCCAGCCACACGTGATCGTGCCCCTGTGCCGGCAGCTTGATCGCGCGCAGGCGCAGCGCTGCGTGATCGCGCATCCATGCCCCGCTCTCGCGATCACGAACGCCGACGCACTCGTCGGCGCGGAGGTGATACTCGGTGTTGCGCGTCACGAAGAGGCGATGACGACGGCGATTGAGCGACATGCGACCAGCTTTGGATCATCGCCGCCCGGCCCCGCAAGAAAGCCGCATATCGCCCCGGGCGCGTCCGGTCACCGCCATGCCGGGGGGCTGTGCGGGCGTTCACGGCCGCGGGCTGCTACCATCGCAGGGCCGTGGCCCGCACCGCATCGCCGAGCTGGCGTGATTTCCTGCCGCGATTCGAACGCGGCGCGATGGCGTTGTTCGCCCTCACGCTCGCGCTCTCGGCGCTCGTGGGTGACCGGCCACTGGGCGCGATGCTGCGGGTGCAGCCGGGCGCGCTGCTGAGCGGCGCCGGCCTGTGGCAGCCCTTCACCGCCAACTTCGTGTTCCCCGGCGACGGCGTCGGTCTGGTGATCGGTACGTTGTTCAGCCAGTGGCTGTTCGGCTCCGACCTCGAGCGATTCTGGGGCACGCGTCGCTACGTGACGCTGGTGCTCTCGGCCGGCACCGCCGGCTACCTGGCCTACGCCTTGGTGTCGCCGTGGCTGCCGGAGCTCGAGCACGGCGGCAGCAGCGGCTTCGATCTCGCTGCGATCGCCGCGTATGGCGTCGTGTTCGCGAAGCGCGAGCTATCGCTGTTCGGCGCCGCCACCTTCCGTGGCCGCACGCTCGCCATCATCCTCGTGCTGCTGGGGCTCATCGGTCCGGTGATGCGGGGCGCGTCGTGGACGACCCCGATCCCGTGGTTGATCTCGGTCGGGATCGCGTTGCTCGTGACCACGCAGCCGTGGCGACGCCGCGGCGACCGCGACGGCACCACGCGCAAGCCGAGGGGCAAGGCCAAGCCGTCCCACCTCAAGGTCGTGCCGAAGGAACTGCTCAACTAGCCGCCCGCGCTGGTCAAGGGGGCGCTTTTGGGGCAATCTCGGCCCCAAGGCTGCAAGTTGACCACGCAACGCCGAGAGCCGTCCGAAACCGGCATGACGACCACGTTCTTCGCGGCCCAGCACACGCACAAGCAGCTGCGCCGCGTGATGCTCCGCGTGAAGGACGGCCCCGATCGCGGGGCCCAGATCACGGTCGCGCGCTCGCGCGTCACCATCGGTCGCAGCGCCGTCAACGACCTCGTCCTCACCGACACCTCGGTCAGCGGCACCCATGCCGAGCTCGTCATCGGCGAGTCGGGCGTGCAGATCCACGACCTCGAGAGCACCAACGGCACCTTCGTCAACGGCATCCGTGTGCGCAGCGCGTGGATCGAGCCCAGCAACGCGGTCAAGGTCGGCAAGACCGAGTTCGAGCTGCTGTCGGCCGACGAGGTGCAGGTCCCGATCTCGGGCGAGGATCACTTCGGCGCGCTCTACGGCAAGAGCGCCGCGATGCGCGAGGTGTTCGCGGTGCTCGAGCGCGTGGCCCCGACCGAGATGAGCGTGCTCATCGGCGGTGAGACCGGCACCGGCAAGGAGCTGGTCGCCCGCGCGCTGCACGACGAGTCGAACCGCGCGCAGGGCCCGTTCGTGGTGCTCGACTGCGGCTCGATGCCCCGCGAGCTCGCCGAGGCCTCGATCCTCGGCCACAAGAAGGGCTCGTTCACCGGTGCCGTGACCGATCGCGCCGGCTGCTTCGAAGAGGCCAACGGCGGCACGCTGTTCCTCGACGAGATCGGCGAGCTGCCGATCGACCTCCAGCCCAAGCTGCTGCGTGTGCTCGACCGCCGCGAGGTGCAACGCATCGGCGAGAGCCAGGTCCGCACCGTCGACGTACGCGTGGTCGCGGCGACCCACCGAGACCTGCGCATGATGGTCGGCCAGGGCCTGTTCCGCGAGGACCTCTACTTCCGTCTCTCGGTGATGGCCGTCGATCTGCCGCCGCTTCGCGAGCGCGGCGAGGACGTGCTCATGCTGGCCGAGCGCTTCCTCGCGGACTTCGTGCGCGTGCACGCCAACGCCGGGCCCAAGCCCACGCTGGGCAACCAGGCGCGCGACGCACTGCTGGCCGAGAGCTTCCCCGGCAACGTGCGCCAGCTGAAGAACGTCATCCAGCGCGCGGCCCACCTCTGCCGCGGCGGCGTCATCGAGCCCAGCGACCTGCATCTCGGCCGCCGCGAAGACCCGCGGGCGGTCGCCGCGCAGGCGGCCGCGACCGAACAACAGCGGCCGGTCAGCGCCGGTGGCTTCGACGAAGCGATCATGGCCGCGCCCTTCAAGGACGCGAAGCAGCAGATGGTCGACGGCTTCGAGCGCGAGTACTTCGGCCGCCTGCTCGAGCGCACCGACGGCAACCTCAGCCGCGCCGCGGCCGAGGCAGGGATCACGCGCTACTATCTGCGCGAGCTGCTGAAGCGGCTCGGCATGCACAAGGTCCGCGACGACGGAGACTGAGGAAGAGGCTTGTCGATGTCCGCTCCGAGAACACCCGTTCGCCGCACACGCGCGCCTCTCGTGCTCGCGGCGCTGCTGGTGCTGACGAGCTGCGGTCGCGAACGCGAGGCCGCGCCGGTGACCGCTGCGCGGAGCTTCGCCACCGTGATGCAGGCGGGCGACAGCAAGGGCTTGCTGCCGCTGCTGAGCAGCGAAGCGGCCGCGCGGCTCGAGCAGGCCTCGACCCGCGCGAGCAATCAGGTCGGCGGCCGCCGCAACATCGAGCTCTACGAGATGCTGCAGATCGTCGACGTTCCCGACAGCTTCCAGGTGGCGAAGGCCGAGCTCGTCAGCTCGACCGACACCACCGCCCAAGTGGCGCTCGTCGCCGCCGACGGCGAGCGGCACCTGCTCGACATGGTGCTGGAGGACGGCAGCTGGCGCGTGCGGCTGCCGCTGCCGCCCATGGTCGACGAAGAGGCCACGTGAGCGTCGAAATCACCGATCCCGCGATGATGGAGGGCGCGCCCCCACCGGCGGCCCCGCGCGACGAGCCCGCAGCGAGCAGCGGCGCGCGACCACTCGATGCCGCGGGCGTCGTCCCCGGTGCCGGCGGCCCGCCGTCGGCGGGGAGCGGCCGATCGCTGCGGCTGGTGCTACCCGTGCTGTTGGCGTCGAGCGCGATGGCACTGCACTGGATCGTCAACGTGCCGCACGGCGACGTGCAGGTGAACGCGAAGGACCAAGGGGCCAAGGGCGACGCCAAGTCCAAGCCCAAGCCCAAGCGTCCACCGAAGAAGGGCTTCGAGCCGCGCCCCGCCGGCGAGCTCGATGCCTCGTGGGCACGCTTCGAGACCGTCGCATTCGACGCCGAGCCCATGAAGAGCGCGTGGGCGCGTCCGCACCAGTCGCTGCTCAACAAGGCCATCACCTACGCGCGCGCGCAGGCCTTCGAGGGTGCACCCGAGGAGCCGCGCATCACCGTCGACGCGGTCGAGTGCCGCACGATCCGCTGCCGCTTCGTCCTGCGGGGGCCATTCGCCCACGAGGTCGAGCTGCTCAGCGACACGCTGTCGAAGCTCGAGGTCGATGGCAGCAGCGCGTGGCGCAGCTACAAGACCGCCAAGGTCCAGCCGCCCAAGCCCGATCAGCCCGCCAGCGACACCTACCTCGAGGTGATGGTCGCGTTCCGCGAGGACAATCTCGAGGCCGAGGACTTCCGCGTGCCCGATGACGACGCCGACGCACCCCGCGACGGCGAAGCACCGCCGGCCGACGACACGCCGGACGACGGCTAGCCCGCCGCCCCGCGCGTGGCGCTGATCCAGCGCTCAGAACCGGAACGACGCACCCACCGACGCGCCGCCGCGTGTCGGCATCGCCCCGAAGGTCGCATCGTGTCGCCGCAGCACTGCAGCAGCGGCGTTGCTCGGACGCTTGCGCACGAACAGCAGCACCGTGAACACGATTGCTGCGGCACCGAACACGCCCGCGCCGACGTAGGCCGCGATCTGGCCCTTCTCGACGCCGTTGGCGACGTTGCAGATGCCGTCGACCTTGGCGTTCTTGACGGTCTTGCCGCCGTCCTTGCTTTCGTGCGCGAGCACGCAGTAGTCGGGCGCGCTCTCGGGGATGTCGTTGGACGGCTTGGCGTCCTTGACGCTGTCGGCCACCGCCCGCTTGAGCTTCTTGGGCAGCGAGGTGTTGAGCGCGACCGACAACCCCACGCCCACCGCGACGCCGGCGATCGCGAGGCTCCACGACACGCCAGTGCCGATCTTCTTCCACTTCGGGATCGGCTTGTGCAGCCCCCACTCGAGCTGCTTCTCGCGCTTGGGTGTGGGGCCCTTGTCGACCTCGGGCGTGCTCGGCGGGCCCGATGGCTCGAGGCCGGCGCTCGGCACCGGCTCGGCGTCGCTCTCGTCGCCGAGCATGCTCGCGACGATGGTGCGCGCAGTGTCGTCGATCGAGTCGCTCGACAGCTCGGCCGACGACAGCTTGCGCGAGTCGGTCTGCTCGAGCGCGGTCGCGACGTCGAGCATGGTGAGCTGCAGCTGGTACGAGCCGCCGCTCTTCGACAGCTTGCCGTAGACCAGCTTGCGCACCTCGATGGCCTTGCCGCCCTCGGCGAAGCACTTGTAGGCGTCGTTGCGCTCGCAGCCCATCGTCAGGCGCATCTCGGCCAGGCTCATCTCGGGGCCGCCGCCGACGCCCCGGGTCGCGAAGGCCTTGCGCAGGGCCTTGGTCAACGCGGTGCCGGCGGCCGCGTCGTCGCTCTCGAGGCCGAGCACCGCGCCGCCCTCCTCCACCGCTGCGTAGGCGAGCGCCGTCGGCGAGAATGGCGACGCCGCAGCGGACTGCGGCAACACCAGCGCGGCGGCGACAAGAAGACTCGTGCAGAACCTGGTCGGACGCATCGGGGGCTTGGCACGTCCACGATTGCACGGGGGAGCGGTCCGTGAAAAGGCCGAAGGCGGTCGATCGCGCCGATGCTGCGGTGGCAGCCTGCGGCTCGCGACTACGTTAGGGTTGGTGGTCTCCCCGAGCGGGGCGCTCCAGCTCCGTGCGCGTGTCAGAGCGCCTTTCGCCCGCCAAGTCTCCCCCCGCGTGTCTCCCAATGGTCGAACCCGATCCGAGCCCGCGACCCGCGTCCCCCCACGGGCACGCGCGCGACGCCCGAGGCGAGCACGCCCCGCGCGGTGGCTCCGATGTTGCGCCCGACGTGCTCGACGCCGCAGCACGTGCCCACGAGCTCGATGGCCGCGCGGCCACCGGCCTGCGCGCACGCGACAGCCTGGGCGTGCGCATCTCGGCGCTGGTCGCCGTGGTGCTGGTGGCGACCATGGGCTGGGGCATCGTCACGCTGCAACAGCTGCGCGACATCCAGGCCGGCTTCGATCGTCTGGTCGAGGTCTACGCAGTGTTCGACAAGCGTCTCGCCCAGGCCCACGTGCAGGCGGTGCGCATCGGCGAGCAGGTGCGCACGCACCAGAAGCGCGCGCCGACACAGCCCGAGGATCCGAGCGTGCGCAAGACCATCGTCGCCGCACTCCAGGCCCGCGCAACCATGGTCGAGGCGGCGCGCGAGCCCATCGACTCGGCGCTGCGCGAGCCGGAGCGGTTCGGCGGCCCTGACGAGCTCGCCGAGCTGCAGGGCATCCAGCAGTCGCTCGACCAGCTGCAGGGCCTGGTCGCGAGTCGCCCGGTCGAAGAGGTGCTGGCCGACGTGCGGTCGCAGGGGCAGATCGAGCAGCTCTTCGAGTCGCTGCGGGCGCAGAGCGGCAACGCCATCGAGGAGCTGCGCGACGAGGTCCAGCTCGCGCGTACGCGCGCGGAGCGATGGACGCTGGGGCTCGCGACGCTCACGCTCGTGATCGGCGTGCTCGCGAGCGTCGGTGTGTTCCTCACGCTGCGCCCGCTGCGGCGGCTCGCGATCGGCGTGCGACGGCTGGGCGGCGGCGACTGGTCGCAGCGCGTGTTGCCCGAGCACGCCGGACGCGGCGACGAAGTCGGTCAGCTGGCCGCGGAGTTCAACCACATGGCCGACGCGCTGCAGGAGCGCGAGCGACTGCTGCTGCGGGGCGAGCGACTGGCCGCGGCGGGTCAGCTCGCGGCGCAGATCACCCACGAGATCCGCAACCCGCTGTCGTCGGTCGCGCTCAACGTCGAGCTGCTCGAGGACGAGCTGCCCGCGGCCAGCGAGGGTCGTCGCCTGCTCGGCAAGATCACCGCCGAAGTCGATCGCCTCACCAACATCACCGAGAGCTACCTCCGCTTCGCCAGGCGCCCGAAGCCCGAGCTCGTGACCATCGATCTCGCCGCCGAGCTGCGGGGTTGGCTCGAGTTCACCGCCCCCGAGCTCGAGCAGGCCGGCGTCGCGCTCCAGCAGGACATCCCGCCCGCGCCGGTCTACGTGCAGGGCGACGCCAACCAGCTGCGGCAGGCGCTGCTGAACCTGTTGCGCAACGCCAAGGAGGCCGCGCTCGAACGCGAGCCCGGGGCCGCTGCGCGCGCCCCCGCGGTCGCCGTCGCGCTGCAGTGTAAGCGCGACACGGTGGTGCTGGTTGTGCAGGACAACGGCGGCGGGATCCCACTCGCGCCCGACAAGCTCGACCGCATCTTCGAGGCCTTCTACACCCGCAAGGCGCAGGGCACCGGCCTCGGCCTGCCGATGGTCCAGCAGATCCTCGCCGATCACGCCGGAGGCGTCCGCGTCGCGCAGACCGGCCCCACGGGCACGCGTTTCGAGCTATCGCTGCCAGCTTGCGCGCCAACGGACGCCGCCCTAAGCTCGCAGCCCCACGCCCGTCCGCGTTCGCCGGCCGAACCAGACGCCGCCTTCGACGAGCTCACATGACCGCCTCCGCCCCTCGTTCCGCCGCATCCTCCTCGCTCGTGCGATTCACCGTGCTGACGCTGGCCTTCGGCTCGGCCGTGGCCTGCACGGCGATCCTCAAGCCCCGCGACGACGTGCAGCGCTGCGGCAACGCAACCGAGTGCGATGCCACCGGCGACAACCGCTACGTGCCGGCGTGCCGCTACGACGACGCCCACCAGGACCTCGACAGCACCAAGGTCTCGAAGATCTGCGTCGCCGACTTCAAGCCCGACATCGGCTGCAACCCGATGAACTACGCCTCGGGCGAGGGGCTGAAGAACGGCTACTACGACCTCACCGAGAAGGACAGCTGCGCCGTGCTGTCGTGCACCGACGAGAACCGCGGCAAGGTCGGCTGTCCGCCGCCGTCGGGCGGCAGCTGCGACGACGGCCTGGAGCTGGTGTCGTTCGGCTCGAGCAGCTACTGCATCGACCCCGACGCCGACCAGCCAGTCATCCCGGGTGCGTCGCTCGCAGCCGCCGAGCTCGACGGGCAGCACATCAAGGATCAGTTCTGCAAGTCGTACTTCTGCGACGACACCTTCGTGTGCAACAACAACACCAACAAGTGCACGCCCTGCGACCCCGACCGCGACTACGGCGACGGCGGCTGCGGCATCGTGTTCAACGACGGCGCGCCCGCGCCGGTGTACGTGCTCGGTGACGACCTCGAAGGCATGTGCGCGGGCCCCGATGCCTCGACCGGCGACGTCGTCTTCGGCGCGTGCTGAGGCCCTGATGCCGATGCCGATGCCGATGCCGTCGACCCGCCGCGGCCCCGCCGTCGGCCTCGCCGCAGGAATGCTCGCGCTCGGCTGCGGCACGCCGGCCAGCAGCAGCGACGACGGCAGCAGCACCACGATGGCGGACACCTCGGGCGCGAGCGCCAGCACGACGGCGGGCACGACCACCGCGAGCGGCACCACGACCGCCGGCACCAGCGCGACCAGCTCGACCACGACCGCGAACCCCACGACCGCGGACACCACCGACGCGACGACCGCGACTGGCGACACCTCCACCAGCGATTCCGACCCGACCGGCGGTGGTTTCGACGCCAACGGCTGCCCCGCCGACGCGCCGGACTCGTGGATCAGCTGCGAGGACTTCGATGCGATCGACGACGCGCCGAGCCAGATCGCCGAGTGGGACGCGATGGGCGACGGCTTCGGCGTCGAGGCCGACGCCGCCGGCGGTGCGGGCGATCAGGCGCTGCGCATCACGTTGCAGCCGGGCGTGATGTTCGGCGGCTGGGTCTCGTTGCGCTGGGGCACCGGCCCCGATGCTCCCGGCGTGGACTCGCCGGGCGAGAGCTTCGACGAGGTCTGGGTGCGCTACACGCTGCGCCTCGACGACGCCTGGCCGGGCTGGCCCATCG encodes the following:
- a CDS encoding PD40 domain-containing protein, yielding MNARVRLPLQIGTTSLVSMARGASLLVPGVLFVPVGLVLGGAIAWYGGDETSIGIGLFVMGVPLLFVVFAIGQLLTVLRARPSDIVLDAEGVRVEGGVHGGVAVPWSQLQGDACRLESSTDHALTAGDILAANWSEHERSGAAIVHLVVLRGDERLVLAEATTADERASLATLFESIRAGRGELADDDAGEASDVELVRCAGCGAAVMPTTAERIACHRCRTEVEVPERLRVRVRAGDALVKARSRIDRTVASLLEQPGALRTNLGFVVGGTAMVLAWPGAIAAAVWLYRQDNLAALRVLALLVFPLALIAGLFVLLRATLVDRVALRLLTLDFGARDPRRPGDPFGCRACGGPLPPVEQAVLVRCVYCDADNVLGLDLRARAGRSDATASSLDDAIAARARERRRWRWRLLPAVVLTAAGAWLSWMAVRPLPRSHTLTAVGAEGEPVRVTTSAIDEHEPELSPDGMRVALLEGHDPVVVATVDRDGGGARRRSGGGDAVVWAADGALIVLHDEGLSRREQGHAEGEASGSDFATRVGRPLQQIAGADPYAVTLVGTPSLVGRADWAALGTREVPPRFDGVVPGRDASLSPDGTQLAWLRSGVEGDALVTTVIGSAEVTVWLDDPRPKSSPRFSPDGARVVLAIDEGSADAPRRNLWLVDLRDGAAAALTSGDADACEPSWGHDGWVYFAAHAYQRYDIFRVQPAAPAVAGVVKAPALQPLLAAGEAAHALMRETSSQWHEHDPVLSADARALAWFESWSRGADDEHVGMHVRWRSLPDGAPMWLRRYATQPTPQDWARTPAWMPGGDALVYVQADEIALLQRVALAAGASEAETIAAVRAPEQGVGFNLTNPRVSPDGRNIAVQRRAGADAPWELVVVGPDAQLTSLGVGARPVWSADGRELAFIRREHDRGVVHVAMSTHLDGPTKVVSPPTLDVLGHARDGQGRWIFEHVTGPGTADLVRVDDDHRVQAITVGTADTGRPMPAPDGTLYFSSNAAGQYDLWRARLRE
- a CDS encoding rhomboid family intramembrane serine protease, with translation MARTASPSWRDFLPRFERGAMALFALTLALSALVGDRPLGAMLRVQPGALLSGAGLWQPFTANFVFPGDGVGLVIGTLFSQWLFGSDLERFWGTRRYVTLVLSAGTAGYLAYALVSPWLPELEHGGSSGFDLAAIAAYGVVFAKRELSLFGAATFRGRTLAIILVLLGLIGPVMRGASWTTPIPWLISVGIALLVTTQPWRRRGDRDGTTRKPRGKAKPSHLKVVPKELLN
- a CDS encoding sigma 54-dependent Fis family transcriptional regulator, whose product is MTTTFFAAQHTHKQLRRVMLRVKDGPDRGAQITVARSRVTIGRSAVNDLVLTDTSVSGTHAELVIGESGVQIHDLESTNGTFVNGIRVRSAWIEPSNAVKVGKTEFELLSADEVQVPISGEDHFGALYGKSAAMREVFAVLERVAPTEMSVLIGGETGTGKELVARALHDESNRAQGPFVVLDCGSMPRELAEASILGHKKGSFTGAVTDRAGCFEEANGGTLFLDEIGELPIDLQPKLLRVLDRREVQRIGESQVRTVDVRVVAATHRDLRMMVGQGLFREDLYFRLSVMAVDLPPLRERGEDVLMLAERFLADFVRVHANAGPKPTLGNQARDALLAESFPGNVRQLKNVIQRAAHLCRGGVIEPSDLHLGRREDPRAVAAQAAATEQQRPVSAGGFDEAIMAAPFKDAKQQMVDGFEREYFGRLLERTDGNLSRAAAEAGITRYYLRELLKRLGMHKVRDDGD
- a CDS encoding HAMP domain-containing histidine kinase translates to MLDAAARAHELDGRAATGLRARDSLGVRISALVAVVLVATMGWGIVTLQQLRDIQAGFDRLVEVYAVFDKRLAQAHVQAVRIGEQVRTHQKRAPTQPEDPSVRKTIVAALQARATMVEAAREPIDSALREPERFGGPDELAELQGIQQSLDQLQGLVASRPVEEVLADVRSQGQIEQLFESLRAQSGNAIEELRDEVQLARTRAERWTLGLATLTLVIGVLASVGVFLTLRPLRRLAIGVRRLGGGDWSQRVLPEHAGRGDEVGQLAAEFNHMADALQERERLLLRGERLAAAGQLAAQITHEIRNPLSSVALNVELLEDELPAASEGRRLLGKITAEVDRLTNITESYLRFARRPKPELVTIDLAAELRGWLEFTAPELEQAGVALQQDIPPAPVYVQGDANQLRQALLNLLRNAKEAALEREPGAAARAPAVAVALQCKRDTVVLVVQDNGGGIPLAPDKLDRIFEAFYTRKAQGTGLGLPMVQQILADHAGGVRVAQTGPTGTRFELSLPACAPTDAALSSQPHARPRSPAEPDAAFDELT